A single genomic interval of Bos indicus isolate NIAB-ARS_2022 breed Sahiwal x Tharparkar chromosome 5, NIAB-ARS_B.indTharparkar_mat_pri_1.0, whole genome shotgun sequence harbors:
- the NFE2 gene encoding transcription factor NF-E2 45 kDa subunit isoform X2 translates to MSPCPPQQSRNRVTQLPIPEPGEMELTWQEIMSITELQGLNAPSEPSFEPPAPVPYPGPPPPPSYCPCSIHSEPGFPLPAPPYELPAPTSHVPDPPYSYGSNMTVPVSKPLTLSGLLSDPLPDPLALLDIGLSAGPSKPQEDPESDSGLSLNYSDAESLELEGTEAGRRRSEYVEMYPVEYPYSLMPNSLTHPNYALPPAETPLALEPSSGPVRAKPTARGEAGSRDERRALAMKIPFPTDKIVNLPVDDFNELLARYPLTESQLALVRDIRRRGKNKVAAQNCRKRKLETIVQLERELERLGSERERLLRARGEADRTLEVMRQQLTDLYRDIFQHLRDEAGNSYSPEDYALHQAADGAIFLVPRGTKMEATD, encoded by the exons ATGTCCCCGTGTCCTCCACAGCAGAGCAGGAACAGGGTAACACAGCTGCCCATTCCGGAGCCAGGTGAGATGGAACTGACTTGGCAGGAGATCATGTCCATCACTGAGCTGCAG GGTCTGAATGCTCCAAGTGAGCCATCGTTCGAGCCCCCAGCCCCTGTCCCATACCCAGGGCCCCCACCGCCTCCAAGTTACTGCCCCTGCTCTATCCACTCGGAGCCTGGCTTTCCCCTTCCTGCACCACCTTATGAGCTCCCAGCACCCACGTCTCATGTCCCAGACCCTCCGTACTCCTATGGCAGCAACATGACTGTACCAGTCTCCAAGCCACTGACCCTCTCGGGCCTGCTCAGTGACCCCCTCCCAGACCCCTTGGCCCTCCTGGACATTGGGTTGTCAGCGGGGCCATCCAAGCCCCAAGAAGACCCAGAATCTGACTCAGGATTATCCCTCAACTATAGCGACGCTGAATCTCTTGAGTTGGAGGGGACGGAGGCTGGCCGGCGTCGCAGCGAGTATGTAGAGATGTACCCAGTGGAGTACCCCTACTCACTAATGCCCAACTCCTTGACCCACCCCAACTATGCCTTGCCACCTGCCGAGACCCCCTTAGCCTTAGAACCCTCCTCTGGCCCTGTGCGGGCCAAGCCCACTGCACGGGGGGAGGCAGGGAGTCGGGATGAGCGGCGGGCCCTGGCCATGAAGATCCCCTTCCCTACGGACAAGATTGTCAACCTGCCAGTAGACGACTTTAACGAGCTGCTGGCGCGGTACCCGCTGACAGAGAGCCAGCTGGCCCTGGTCCGGGACATCCGAAGGCGGGGCAAGAACAAGGTGGCTGCCCAGAACTGTCGCAAGAGAAAGCTGGAGACCATCGTGCAGCTGGAGCGGGAACTGGAGCGGCTGGGCAGCGAGCGGGAGCGGCTTCTCCGGGCCCGAGGCGAAGCCGACCGGACCCTAGAGGTCATGCGCCAACAGCTGACGGACCTGTACCGTGACATTTTCCAGCACTTACGGGATGAAGCAGGCAACAGCTACTCCCCTGAAGACTATGCGCTACACCAGGCTGCTGATGGGGCCATCTTCCTGGTGCCCCGGGGGACCAAGATGGAGGCCACAGACTGA
- the NFE2 gene encoding transcription factor NF-E2 45 kDa subunit isoform X1 produces MPIDSQAQFSTNAKLLGPSGLSGPRTRPWPSRMSPCPPQQSRNRVTQLPIPEPGEMELTWQEIMSITELQGLNAPSEPSFEPPAPVPYPGPPPPPSYCPCSIHSEPGFPLPAPPYELPAPTSHVPDPPYSYGSNMTVPVSKPLTLSGLLSDPLPDPLALLDIGLSAGPSKPQEDPESDSGLSLNYSDAESLELEGTEAGRRRSEYVEMYPVEYPYSLMPNSLTHPNYALPPAETPLALEPSSGPVRAKPTARGEAGSRDERRALAMKIPFPTDKIVNLPVDDFNELLARYPLTESQLALVRDIRRRGKNKVAAQNCRKRKLETIVQLERELERLGSERERLLRARGEADRTLEVMRQQLTDLYRDIFQHLRDEAGNSYSPEDYALHQAADGAIFLVPRGTKMEATD; encoded by the exons ATGCCTATAGACTCCCAGGCTCAGTTCTCAACAAATGCCAA GTTGCTGGGACCATCTGGGCTCTCGGGACCTCGGACCAGGCCCTGGCCCAGTAGGATGTCCCCGTGTCCTCCACAGCAGAGCAGGAACAGGGTAACACAGCTGCCCATTCCGGAGCCAGGTGAGATGGAACTGACTTGGCAGGAGATCATGTCCATCACTGAGCTGCAG GGTCTGAATGCTCCAAGTGAGCCATCGTTCGAGCCCCCAGCCCCTGTCCCATACCCAGGGCCCCCACCGCCTCCAAGTTACTGCCCCTGCTCTATCCACTCGGAGCCTGGCTTTCCCCTTCCTGCACCACCTTATGAGCTCCCAGCACCCACGTCTCATGTCCCAGACCCTCCGTACTCCTATGGCAGCAACATGACTGTACCAGTCTCCAAGCCACTGACCCTCTCGGGCCTGCTCAGTGACCCCCTCCCAGACCCCTTGGCCCTCCTGGACATTGGGTTGTCAGCGGGGCCATCCAAGCCCCAAGAAGACCCAGAATCTGACTCAGGATTATCCCTCAACTATAGCGACGCTGAATCTCTTGAGTTGGAGGGGACGGAGGCTGGCCGGCGTCGCAGCGAGTATGTAGAGATGTACCCAGTGGAGTACCCCTACTCACTAATGCCCAACTCCTTGACCCACCCCAACTATGCCTTGCCACCTGCCGAGACCCCCTTAGCCTTAGAACCCTCCTCTGGCCCTGTGCGGGCCAAGCCCACTGCACGGGGGGAGGCAGGGAGTCGGGATGAGCGGCGGGCCCTGGCCATGAAGATCCCCTTCCCTACGGACAAGATTGTCAACCTGCCAGTAGACGACTTTAACGAGCTGCTGGCGCGGTACCCGCTGACAGAGAGCCAGCTGGCCCTGGTCCGGGACATCCGAAGGCGGGGCAAGAACAAGGTGGCTGCCCAGAACTGTCGCAAGAGAAAGCTGGAGACCATCGTGCAGCTGGAGCGGGAACTGGAGCGGCTGGGCAGCGAGCGGGAGCGGCTTCTCCGGGCCCGAGGCGAAGCCGACCGGACCCTAGAGGTCATGCGCCAACAGCTGACGGACCTGTACCGTGACATTTTCCAGCACTTACGGGATGAAGCAGGCAACAGCTACTCCCCTGAAGACTATGCGCTACACCAGGCTGCTGATGGGGCCATCTTCCTGGTGCCCCGGGGGACCAAGATGGAGGCCACAGACTGA